The following are encoded in a window of Candidatus Aminicenantes bacterium genomic DNA:
- a CDS encoding chemotaxis protein CheW yields the protein MKQGHLLQGKDSILKARARALAKEPERTVGSRAFIEIVEFRLASETYGIESSFVREVQALKDFTPLPGVPPFVLGIVNVHGRILSLVDLKKFFNLPDKGLGELNKVIVLQNGRMEFGVLADAVPGIRSVPLDAIQAPPCTITGIGAEYLRGITAGHVIILAAGKILGDEKIIVHEDVT from the coding sequence ATGAAACAAGGTCATTTATTGCAAGGCAAGGACTCCATCCTCAAAGCGCGGGCGCGCGCTTTGGCCAAAGAACCCGAGCGAACCGTTGGGTCCCGGGCATTTATTGAAATAGTCGAGTTCCGCCTGGCGTCGGAAACGTATGGCATCGAATCCTCGTTTGTCCGCGAAGTCCAGGCGCTCAAGGATTTCACGCCGCTGCCGGGCGTACCGCCTTTTGTTCTCGGCATCGTCAACGTACACGGGCGGATCCTTTCGCTGGTCGATCTTAAAAAGTTTTTCAATCTGCCGGACAAAGGGCTCGGCGAGCTCAACAAGGTGATCGTCCTCCAAAACGGCCGCATGGAATTCGGGGTCCTGGCCGATGCCGTCCCCGGGATCCGCTCCGTTCCCCTTGACGCGATCCAGGCGCCGCCCTGCACCATTACCGGGATCGGGGCGGAATATTTGCGGGGGATCACTGCCGGGCACGTGATCATCCTGGCTGCGGGAAAAATCCTGGGCGATGAGAAGATCATCGTGCACGAAGATGTTACTTAG